One window from the genome of Trabulsiella odontotermitis encodes:
- a CDS encoding L-lactate MFS transporter, whose amino-acid sequence MKPVTQHTRWLTLFGTIVTQFALGSVYTWSLFNSSLSDKLNEPVSQVAFSFGLLSLGLAISSSVAGKLQERFGVKRVTMASGVLLGLGFFLTAHSSSLMMLWLSAGILVGLADGAGYLLTLSNCVKWFPERKGLISAFSIGSYGLGSLGFKFIDSQLLASVGLEKTFIIWGAIVLVMIVFGATLMTDAPDQAVKTTDGVAVNDFTLAESMRKPQYWMLAVMFLTACMSGLYVIGVAKDIAQGMVHLDVLTAANAVTVISIANLSGRLVLGILSDKIARIRVITIGQVISLIGMAALLFAPLNAMTFFAAIACVAFNFGGTITVFPSLVSEFFGLNNLAKNYGVIYLGFGIGSICGSLIASLFGGFYVTFCVIFALLILSLALSTTIRQPKAEMYQHAHA is encoded by the coding sequence ATGAAACCTGTTACGCAACACACCCGCTGGCTGACGCTGTTCGGTACCATCGTGACGCAATTCGCGCTCGGATCGGTCTATACCTGGAGCCTCTTCAACAGCTCACTCTCTGACAAACTCAACGAACCGGTAAGCCAGGTGGCGTTTTCCTTTGGTCTGTTAAGCCTCGGGCTGGCTATCTCGTCCTCCGTTGCCGGTAAGCTGCAGGAGCGTTTTGGCGTGAAACGTGTGACCATGGCCTCCGGCGTTCTGCTGGGGCTGGGCTTTTTCCTGACGGCGCACTCCAGTAGCCTGATGATGCTCTGGCTGAGCGCGGGGATCCTGGTGGGTCTGGCGGATGGCGCGGGTTACCTGCTGACGCTCTCTAACTGCGTGAAATGGTTCCCGGAACGTAAGGGGCTGATCTCCGCTTTCTCGATTGGCTCTTACGGTCTCGGTAGCCTGGGCTTTAAGTTTATCGACAGCCAGTTGCTTGCCAGCGTCGGCCTGGAAAAAACCTTCATTATCTGGGGCGCGATTGTGCTGGTGATGATTGTCTTCGGCGCGACGCTAATGACCGATGCGCCGGATCAGGCAGTGAAAACCACCGACGGCGTGGCGGTGAATGACTTTACTCTCGCCGAATCCATGCGCAAACCGCAGTACTGGATGCTGGCAGTGATGTTCCTGACCGCCTGCATGAGCGGCCTCTATGTGATTGGCGTGGCGAAAGATATTGCTCAGGGCATGGTGCATCTTGATGTGCTGACAGCCGCCAATGCGGTGACGGTTATTTCCATCGCCAACCTCAGCGGTCGCCTGGTGCTCGGCATCCTGTCTGACAAAATTGCCCGTATCCGCGTGATTACGATTGGTCAGGTGATTTCGCTCATCGGGATGGCTGCCCTCCTGTTCGCCCCGCTCAATGCCATGACCTTCTTTGCTGCCATCGCCTGTGTGGCCTTTAACTTTGGCGGCACCATCACCGTGTTCCCGTCACTGGTCAGCGAATTCTTTGGCCTCAATAACCTGGCGAAAAACTACGGCGTGATTTATTTAGGCTTCGGCATCGGCAGTATTTGCGGGTCGTTGATTGCCTCTCTGTTTGGCGGTTTCTACGTGACCTTTTGCGTCATCTTTGCCCTGCTTATTCTTTCACTGGCTCTGTCGACAACGATTCGCCAGCCAAAAGCAGAAATGTATCAGCACGCCCATGCCTGA
- the dppF gene encoding dipeptide ABC transporter ATP-binding subunit DppF, with product MSSQEATLQQPLLQAIDLKKHYPVKKGLFSPERLVKALDGVSFSLERGKTLAVVGESGCGKSTLGRLLTMIETPTGGQLYYQGQDLLKHDPHAQKLRRQKIQIVFQNPYGSLNPRKKVGQILEEPLKINSALSKEERREKALAMMAKVGLKTEHYDRYPHMFSGGQRQRIAIARGLMLDPDVVIADEPVSALDVSVRAQVLNLMMDLQQDLGLSYVFISHDLSVVEHIADEVMVMYLGRCVEKGTKDQIFSNPRHPYTQALLSATPRLNPDDRRERIKLTGELPSPLNPPPGCAFNARCTRRFGPCTQLQPQLKDYNGQLVACFTVDQDENGEKPLA from the coding sequence ATGAGTTCGCAAGAGGCCACCCTGCAGCAGCCGTTGCTGCAGGCTATCGACCTGAAAAAACACTATCCGGTGAAGAAGGGGCTCTTCTCGCCGGAGCGACTGGTGAAAGCGCTGGACGGCGTATCGTTCAGCCTCGAACGCGGTAAAACGCTGGCAGTGGTGGGCGAGTCCGGGTGTGGGAAATCCACGCTGGGTCGCCTGCTGACGATGATCGAAACGCCAACGGGCGGGCAGCTCTATTATCAGGGGCAGGATCTGCTCAAGCATGATCCGCACGCGCAAAAGCTGCGCCGACAGAAGATCCAGATCGTCTTTCAGAATCCGTACGGATCGCTGAACCCGCGTAAGAAAGTCGGGCAGATCCTCGAAGAGCCGCTGAAAATCAACTCCGCACTCAGCAAAGAGGAACGTCGTGAGAAAGCGCTGGCGATGATGGCGAAAGTGGGGCTCAAAACCGAGCACTATGACCGTTATCCGCACATGTTCTCCGGCGGTCAGCGCCAGCGTATCGCGATTGCCCGCGGTCTGATGTTGGATCCGGACGTGGTGATCGCCGATGAGCCGGTGTCGGCGCTCGACGTCTCCGTCCGTGCGCAGGTATTAAACCTGATGATGGATCTGCAGCAGGATTTAGGGCTTTCCTACGTCTTTATCTCTCACGACCTGTCAGTGGTGGAACACATCGCCGATGAAGTGATGGTGATGTATCTCGGTCGCTGTGTGGAGAAAGGCACGAAGGATCAGATCTTCAGCAATCCGCGCCATCCGTACACGCAGGCGCTGCTGTCTGCCACCCCGCGTCTGAACCCGGACGATCGCCGCGAGCGCATCAAGCTCACCGGCGAGCTGCCGAGCCCGTTGAATCCACCGCCGGGTTGCGCCTTTAATGCCCGCTGCACGCGCCGTTTCGGCCCCTGCACGCAGCTACAGCCGCAGTTGAAAGACTACAACGGTCAACTGGTTGCCTGCTTCACGGTCGACCAGGACGAAAACGGCGAAAAGCCGCTGGCGTAA
- the dppC gene encoding dipeptide ABC transporter permease DppC: MSQVTENKVVAAPVPMTPMQEFWHYFKRNKGAVVGLVYVAIMIFIAVFANFIAPYNPADQFRDTLLAPPAWMEGGTFAHLLGTDDVGRDIMTRLMYGARLSLLVGCLVVVLSLVMGIILGLVAGYFGGIVDTIIMRIVDIMLALPSLLLALVLVAIFGPSIVNASLALTFVALPHYVRLTRAAVLVEVNRDYVTASRVAGAGAMRQMFVNIFPNCLAPLIVQASLGFSNAILDMAALGFLGMGAQPPTPEWGTMLSDVLQFAQSAWWVVTFPGVAILLTVLAFNLMGDGLRDALDPKLKQ, encoded by the coding sequence ATGTCACAAGTTACTGAAAATAAAGTCGTAGCAGCACCCGTGCCAATGACCCCGATGCAGGAGTTCTGGCACTACTTTAAACGCAACAAAGGCGCCGTCGTGGGGCTGGTGTACGTCGCCATCATGATCTTCATCGCCGTGTTCGCGAACTTTATCGCGCCCTATAACCCGGCGGATCAGTTCCGCGATACGCTGCTGGCGCCGCCGGCATGGATGGAAGGCGGAACCTTCGCGCACTTGCTTGGCACTGACGACGTGGGCCGCGACATCATGACGCGACTGATGTATGGCGCGCGCCTGTCGCTGCTGGTGGGCTGTCTGGTGGTCGTGTTGTCGCTGGTGATGGGGATTATCCTCGGCCTGGTGGCAGGTTACTTCGGTGGCATCGTCGACACCATCATCATGCGTATCGTCGATATCATGCTGGCGCTGCCAAGTCTGCTGCTGGCGCTGGTGCTGGTGGCGATATTCGGCCCGTCCATCGTTAACGCCTCGCTGGCGCTGACTTTCGTTGCCCTGCCGCATTATGTGCGTTTGACACGTGCGGCGGTGCTGGTGGAAGTGAACCGCGATTACGTTACCGCCTCGCGCGTGGCAGGCGCCGGGGCGATGCGCCAGATGTTCGTCAACATTTTCCCGAACTGCCTTGCGCCGCTGATTGTTCAGGCGTCGCTCGGTTTCTCTAACGCCATTCTCGATATGGCCGCTCTTGGCTTCCTTGGCATGGGTGCGCAACCGCCAACACCGGAGTGGGGCACCATGCTCTCCGACGTGTTGCAGTTCGCGCAAAGCGCCTGGTGGGTCGTCACCTTCCCGGGTGTCGCGATCCTGCTGACGGTGCTGGCATTTAACCTGATGGGCGACGGGCTGCGTGATGCGCTCGATCCCAAACTGAAGCAGTAA
- the dppB gene encoding dipeptide ABC transporter permease DppB, which produces MLQFILRRLGLVIPTFIGITLLTFAFVHMIPGDPVMIMAGERGISPERHAQLLAQLGLDKPMWQQYLHYIWGVLHGDLGISLKSRLPVWDEFVPRFKATLELGVCAMIFAVAVGIPVGVLAAVKRGSIFDHTAVGLALTGYSMPIFWWGMMLIMLVSVQWNLTPVSGRISDSVFLDDTLPLTGFMLIDTAIWGESGDFIDALAHMVLPAVVLGTIPLAVIVRMTRSAMLEVLGEDYIRTARAKGLTRMRVIIVHALRNAMLPVVTVIGLQVGTLLAGAILTETIFSWPGLGRWLIDALQRRDYPVVQGGVLLVATMIILVNLLVDLLYGVVNPRIRHKK; this is translated from the coding sequence ATGTTGCAGTTTATCCTCCGACGTCTGGGATTAGTTATCCCGACGTTTATCGGTATTACCCTTCTCACTTTTGCCTTCGTCCATATGATCCCCGGCGACCCGGTAATGATTATGGCGGGTGAGCGTGGTATCTCCCCTGAGCGTCATGCACAGCTGCTGGCCCAACTTGGCCTCGATAAACCAATGTGGCAGCAATATCTTCACTATATCTGGGGTGTTCTGCACGGCGATTTAGGGATCTCATTGAAGAGCCGTCTGCCGGTGTGGGACGAGTTCGTGCCGCGTTTCAAAGCGACGCTGGAGCTCGGTGTCTGCGCCATGATTTTTGCGGTTGCCGTGGGTATCCCGGTTGGGGTGCTGGCGGCTGTTAAGCGTGGTTCTATTTTCGATCATACCGCGGTTGGCCTCGCGCTGACCGGCTACTCCATGCCCATCTTCTGGTGGGGCATGATGCTGATTATGCTGGTGTCCGTACAATGGAACCTGACGCCGGTCTCCGGGCGTATCAGCGACTCCGTCTTCCTCGACGATACCCTGCCGCTAACCGGCTTTATGCTGATCGACACGGCCATCTGGGGCGAGTCGGGTGACTTCATCGACGCTTTAGCGCACATGGTCCTGCCCGCTGTTGTCCTCGGCACCATCCCGCTGGCGGTGATTGTGCGTATGACCCGTTCGGCAATGCTGGAAGTGCTGGGTGAAGATTACATTCGTACCGCGCGCGCCAAAGGGCTGACCCGCATGCGCGTGATCATCGTTCATGCGTTGCGTAATGCCATGCTGCCGGTGGTGACCGTTATCGGTCTGCAGGTGGGCACGCTGCTGGCCGGGGCGATCCTGACCGAAACCATTTTCTCCTGGCCCGGCCTGGGGCGCTGGTTGATTGACGCGTTGCAGCGTCGTGATTACCCGGTCGTTCAGGGCGGCGTTCTGCTGGTCGCGACGATGATTATTCTCGTCAACCTGCTGGTCGATCTGCTGTACGGCGTGGTGAACCCGCGTATTCGACATAAGAAGTAA
- the dppA gene encoding dipeptide ABC transporter periplasmic-binding protein DppA: MSISLKKSGMLKLGLSLVAMTVAASVQAKTLVYCSEGSPEGFNPQLFTSGTTYDASSVPIYNRLVEFKIGTTEVIPGLAEKWEVSEDGKTYTFHLRKGVKWQDNKDFKPTRDFNADDVVFSFDRQKNDQNPYHKVSGGSYEYFEGMGLPELISEVKKVDDNTVQFVLTRPEAPFLADLAMDFASIMSKEYADNMLKAGTPEKIDLNPIGTGPFQLLQYQKDSRILYKAFADYWGTKPQIDRLVFSITPDASVRYAKLQKNECQVMPYPNPADIARMKQDKNLNLMEMPGLNVGYLSYNTEKKPFDDVKVRQALTYAVNKEAIIKAVYQGAGQAAKNLIPPTMWSYNDDVKDYTYDPEKAKALLKEAGMEKGFSVDLWAMPVQRPYNPNARRMAEMIQADWAKVGVTAKIVTYEWGEYLKRAKAGEHQTVMMGWTGDNGDPDNFFATLFSCAAAKDGSNYSRWCYKPFEDLIQPARATDDHNKRIELYKQAQVVMHDQAPALIIAHSTVYEPVRKEVKGYVVDPLGKHHFENVSVE; encoded by the coding sequence ATGAGTATTTCCTTGAAAAAGTCAGGGATGCTGAAGCTTGGACTGAGCCTGGTGGCAATGACAGTCGCAGCAAGCGTGCAAGCAAAAACCCTGGTCTATTGTTCAGAAGGCTCGCCGGAAGGCTTTAACCCACAGCTTTTCACCTCTGGTACGACTTACGATGCCAGTTCGGTGCCAATTTATAATCGCCTGGTTGAATTTAAAATCGGGACGACAGAAGTGATCCCTGGCCTCGCTGAAAAGTGGGAAGTCAGCGAAGACGGTAAAACCTACACGTTCCATCTGCGCAAAGGCGTGAAGTGGCAGGATAACAAAGACTTCAAACCGACCCGCGATTTCAACGCTGATGACGTGGTTTTCTCTTTCGATCGTCAGAAGAATGATCAAAACCCGTATCACAAAGTTTCTGGCGGCAGCTACGAATACTTCGAAGGCATGGGCCTGCCGGAACTGATCAGCGAAGTGAAGAAAGTGGACGATAACACCGTTCAGTTCGTGCTGACCCGTCCGGAAGCGCCGTTCCTCGCCGATCTGGCGATGGACTTCGCATCCATTATGTCCAAAGAATATGCTGACAACATGCTGAAAGCCGGTACGCCGGAAAAAATCGACCTGAACCCAATCGGTACCGGTCCGTTCCAGCTGCTGCAGTACCAGAAAGACTCCCGTATCCTGTACAAAGCGTTCGCGGATTACTGGGGTACCAAACCGCAGATCGACCGTCTGGTGTTCTCTATCACCCCGGATGCGTCCGTGCGTTACGCCAAACTGCAGAAAAACGAGTGTCAGGTGATGCCGTACCCGAACCCGGCTGACATCGCTCGCATGAAGCAGGACAAGAACCTGAACCTGATGGAGATGCCGGGCCTGAACGTGGGCTACCTCTCCTATAACACCGAGAAGAAACCGTTTGACGACGTGAAAGTGCGTCAGGCGCTGACCTATGCGGTGAACAAAGAAGCGATCATCAAAGCGGTTTACCAGGGCGCAGGCCAGGCCGCGAAGAACCTGATCCCGCCGACCATGTGGAGCTACAACGACGACGTTAAGGATTACACCTACGATCCAGAAAAAGCCAAAGCACTGCTGAAAGAAGCGGGTATGGAAAAAGGCTTTAGCGTCGACCTGTGGGCAATGCCGGTACAGCGTCCGTACAACCCGAACGCGCGCCGTATGGCTGAGATGATTCAGGCTGACTGGGCGAAAGTGGGCGTTACCGCTAAGATCGTGACCTACGAGTGGGGCGAGTACCTGAAACGTGCGAAAGCCGGTGAACACCAGACTGTGATGATGGGCTGGACCGGTGATAACGGGGATCCGGATAACTTCTTCGCCACTCTGTTCAGCTGCGCGGCGGCCAAAGACGGTTCCAACTACTCTCGCTGGTGCTACAAGCCGTTTGAAGATCTGATTCAGCCGGCGCGTGCGACCGACGATCACAACAAGCGTATTGAACTGTACAAACAGGCTCAGGTAGTGATGCATGACCAGGCTCCGGCACTGATCATCGCCCACTCCACCGTGTATGAGCCGGTGCGTAAAGAAGTCAAAGGCTATGTGGTTGATCCGTTAGGTAAACACCACTTCGAAAACGTCTCTGTTGAATAA
- the tag gene encoding DNA-3-methyladenine glycosylase I: MQRCGWVSQDPLYIAYHDQEWGVAEKNAQKLFEMICLEGQQAGLSWITVLKKRENYRQAFHQFDPQKVAAMTDEDVERLVLDAGIIRHRGKIQAIIGNARAFLAMEQNGEPFVDFVWSFVNHTPVVTTAATLAEIPVSTTASDALSKALKKRGFKFVGTTICYSFMQACGLVNDHIVDCFCHQGRSG, translated from the coding sequence ATGCAACGTTGCGGTTGGGTCAGTCAGGATCCGCTCTACATCGCCTATCACGATCAGGAATGGGGCGTTGCCGAAAAAAACGCGCAGAAGCTGTTCGAGATGATCTGTCTCGAAGGCCAGCAGGCCGGGCTTTCATGGATCACGGTACTGAAAAAAAGAGAAAACTACCGTCAGGCTTTCCATCAGTTTGATCCGCAGAAAGTCGCGGCCATGACCGACGAGGATGTGGAACGGCTGGTGCTTGATGCGGGTATCATCCGCCATCGCGGTAAGATTCAGGCCATTATCGGCAACGCGCGCGCCTTCCTTGCGATGGAGCAGAACGGCGAACCGTTTGTGGATTTCGTCTGGTCGTTTGTCAACCACACGCCGGTGGTGACCACCGCGGCGACACTGGCGGAGATCCCGGTATCCACTACGGCGTCCGACGCCCTGTCGAAAGCGCTCAAAAAGCGCGGCTTTAAGTTTGTCGGCACCACGATTTGCTACTCTTTTATGCAGGCTTGCGGGCTGGTTAACGACCATATCGTTGACTGTTTCTGTCACCAGGGGAGGTCGGGATGA
- a CDS encoding autotransporter outer membrane beta-barrel domain-containing protein, with amino-acid sequence MIIKKFCGRWSVLVPVCTSVWIGMATDVFAWQQEYIAIGPQSNTSERYTWDSDHQPRYEDILAERINASQSAVGFTTNTSKGVSPEGMHTLSVGWRVNSGLLWGVRPWAQFNFNQQDGNDPWQSPSDLYRVPGAEPNSNWVDVTVGADMSLNSHLAAYASLSQTDNTLYGENTLYVLGVSAAF; translated from the coding sequence ATGATTATAAAGAAATTCTGTGGCCGCTGGAGCGTACTGGTTCCGGTGTGTACCTCCGTCTGGATCGGTATGGCGACGGATGTTTTTGCCTGGCAACAGGAATATATCGCTATCGGCCCGCAAAGTAATACGTCGGAACGCTATACATGGGATAGCGATCACCAACCGCGCTACGAGGATATTCTCGCTGAGCGGATCAACGCTTCACAGAGCGCGGTGGGATTTACGACGAATACCTCGAAAGGCGTGTCGCCGGAGGGGATGCATACCCTGAGCGTGGGCTGGCGGGTGAATTCCGGCCTGCTGTGGGGGGTACGTCCGTGGGCGCAGTTTAACTTTAATCAGCAGGATGGTAATGATCCGTGGCAGTCGCCGTCCGACCTGTATCGGGTGCCGGGCGCAGAGCCGAACAGTAACTGGGTGGATGTGACCGTCGGCGCGGATATGTCGCTGAATTCGCACCTGGCGGCTTATGCGTCGTTATCGCAAACCGACAACACCCTTTATGGCGAAAATACCCTGTATGTGCTAGGCGTCAGCGCTGCATTTTAG
- a CDS encoding N-acetyltransferase has product MIREWHNDDTAPLLTLWMESTIHAHPFIEESYWHESEALVRDVYLPAAVTWVWEEHGVVKGFVSVMESRYVGALFVAPDAERRGIGSALLNHVKQHFPELSLEVYQKNSRAVNFYHALGFRIEDSAWQEETGHPTWIMRWQADQTPLV; this is encoded by the coding sequence ATGATTCGTGAATGGCACAATGATGATACCGCGCCCTTACTGACGCTGTGGATGGAAAGCACCATCCACGCCCACCCCTTTATTGAGGAAAGCTACTGGCACGAAAGCGAAGCGCTGGTACGCGACGTTTATCTGCCCGCCGCCGTGACCTGGGTATGGGAAGAGCACGGTGTGGTGAAGGGATTTGTGAGTGTCATGGAATCCCGGTACGTCGGGGCGCTGTTTGTCGCGCCCGACGCCGAACGGCGCGGCATCGGCAGCGCGCTGTTAAATCACGTTAAGCAGCACTTTCCCGAGCTTAGTCTGGAGGTGTATCAGAAGAACAGCCGGGCGGTAAACTTCTACCATGCGCTGGGTTTTCGTATTGAAGACAGCGCATGGCAGGAAGAGACCGGGCATCCGACCTGGATTATGCGCTGGCAGGCGGATCAAACGCCGTTAGTGTAA
- the eptB gene encoding kdo(2)-lipid A phosphoethanolamine 7''-transferase, whose product MNYIKSLTQQRLCLMLAVYIGLFLNGAVLFRRLEGYLEHFTARNGIFAVIELCGSVLATFCVLRLLSLFGRRPWQILATLIVIVSAAASYYMTFMNVVIGYGIIASVMTTDIDLSKEVVGRGFILWTVATSLPPLFFIWSNRCRYTLLRQVRTRGQRVRNVVVVVMAGLLVWAPIRVMEQQQKKIEKATGVDMPSYGGVVANSYLPSNWLSALGLYAWAQVDESSDYKSLINPAKKFTYNAPGNALDDTYVVFIIGETTRWDHMGILGYERDTTPKLAQEKNLVAFRGYSCDTATKLSLRCMFVREGGADENPQRTLKEQNVFAVLKQLGFSSDLFAMQSEMWFYSNTMADNIAYREQIGAEPRNRGKNVDDMLLLNEMSVSLKEHEKGKHLLILHTKGSHWSYYQRYTRDFAKWQPECVGINKYCSKQELINAYDNSVLYVDTFISQVLDQLRDKKAIVFYAADHGESINEQEHLHGTPRKLAPPEQFRVPMMVWMSDKYLENPTNADAFAHLKQQAEMKVPRRHVELYDTIMGCLGYTSPDGGINENNDWCHNPNSAKGVIKSQ is encoded by the coding sequence ATGAATTATATTAAGTCCCTCACCCAGCAGAGGCTGTGTCTGATGCTGGCGGTGTACATTGGTCTGTTTCTGAACGGCGCGGTTTTGTTCAGACGACTCGAAGGTTATCTGGAGCACTTCACTGCAAGAAATGGAATTTTTGCCGTCATCGAATTGTGTGGTTCGGTGCTTGCCACCTTCTGCGTGCTGCGGCTGCTGTCGCTGTTCGGGCGCCGTCCCTGGCAAATACTGGCGACGCTTATCGTCATTGTCTCTGCCGCTGCCAGCTATTACATGACCTTTATGAATGTAGTGATTGGCTACGGCATTATTGCCTCGGTCATGACCACGGATATCGATTTGTCGAAAGAAGTGGTGGGCCGGGGTTTTATTCTCTGGACAGTCGCGACCAGCCTGCCGCCGCTGTTCTTTATCTGGAGTAACCGTTGCCGCTATACGCTGCTGCGCCAGGTGCGGACCCGCGGGCAGCGCGTCCGCAATGTGGTAGTGGTGGTAATGGCCGGTCTGCTGGTCTGGGCGCCGATCAGAGTGATGGAGCAGCAGCAAAAGAAAATCGAAAAAGCGACTGGCGTTGATATGCCGAGCTACGGCGGCGTGGTCGCGAACTCCTATCTGCCGTCGAACTGGCTCTCGGCGTTGGGCCTGTATGCCTGGGCGCAGGTCGATGAATCGTCCGACTATAAATCACTGATTAACCCAGCGAAAAAGTTTACCTATAACGCCCCCGGCAACGCGCTGGATGACACGTATGTGGTGTTTATCATCGGGGAAACCACGCGCTGGGATCATATGGGGATTCTGGGCTACGAACGGGATACCACGCCGAAACTGGCGCAGGAGAAAAACCTGGTGGCGTTCCGCGGCTACTCCTGCGATACGGCAACGAAACTCTCACTGCGCTGCATGTTTGTGCGCGAAGGCGGTGCGGATGAGAATCCGCAGCGTACGCTGAAAGAGCAGAACGTCTTTGCAGTACTGAAGCAACTGGGCTTTAGCTCAGACCTGTTCGCGATGCAGAGCGAAATGTGGTTCTACAGCAACACCATGGCTGACAACATCGCCTACCGCGAGCAGATTGGCGCCGAACCGCGCAACCGCGGAAAAAATGTCGACGACATGCTGTTGCTCAATGAGATGTCGGTGTCACTGAAAGAGCACGAAAAGGGTAAGCATCTTCTCATCCTGCATACCAAAGGGTCTCACTGGAGCTATTACCAGCGTTACACCCGTGACTTTGCGAAGTGGCAGCCGGAATGTGTGGGGATCAATAAGTACTGCAGCAAGCAGGAGCTGATCAACGCTTACGACAACTCGGTGCTTTACGTGGATACTTTTATCAGCCAGGTGCTGGATCAGCTGCGCGACAAGAAAGCAATTGTGTTCTATGCCGCGGATCACGGCGAGTCGATCAACGAACAGGAGCACCTGCACGGCACGCCGCGTAAGCTGGCGCCGCCAGAGCAGTTCCGCGTGCCGATGATGGTATGGATGTCGGATAAGTATCTGGAAAACCCGACCAACGCTGACGCCTTTGCCCACCTGAAGCAGCAGGCGGAAATGAAAGTGCCACGCCGTCACGTTGAACTGTATGACACCATCATGGGGTGCCTGGGCTACACCTCGCCGGACGGCGGAATCAATGAGAATAACGACTGGTGCCATAACCCAAACAGCGCGAAAGGCGTAATAAAATCGCAGTGA
- the dppD gene encoding dipeptide ABC transporter ATP-binding protein: MALLNVDKLSVHFGDEGSEFRAVDRVSYSVDQGEVVGIVGESGSGKSVSSLAIMGLIDYPGRVMAESLEFNGQDLKRISEKERRQLVGAEVAMIFQDPMTSLNPCYTVGYQIMEAIQVHQGGNKKTRRQRAIDLLNQVGIPDPASRLDVYPHQLSGGMSQRVMIAMAIACRPKLLIADEPTTALDVTIQAQIIELLLELQQKENMALILITHDLALVAEAAHKIIVMYAGQVVETGEAQDIFRAPRHPYTQALLRALPEFAQDKARLASLPGVVPGKYDRPTGCLLNPRCPYATEKCRAEEPALNVVDGSRQSKCHYPLDDAGRPTL; this comes from the coding sequence ATGGCGTTATTGAATGTAGATAAATTATCGGTGCACTTCGGCGACGAAGGCAGCGAGTTTCGCGCCGTAGATCGTGTGAGCTACAGCGTGGATCAGGGTGAAGTCGTCGGCATCGTCGGGGAGTCCGGCTCCGGTAAATCAGTCAGCTCGCTGGCGATCATGGGGCTGATTGACTATCCCGGCCGCGTGATGGCAGAAAGCCTTGAGTTTAACGGTCAGGATCTAAAGCGCATTTCCGAAAAAGAGCGCCGCCAGCTGGTGGGCGCGGAAGTGGCGATGATTTTCCAGGATCCGATGACCAGCCTGAACCCATGCTACACCGTCGGCTACCAGATTATGGAAGCCATTCAGGTGCATCAGGGCGGCAACAAGAAAACGCGCCGTCAGCGGGCGATTGACCTGCTGAACCAGGTCGGCATTCCCGATCCGGCGTCGCGTCTTGATGTCTATCCGCACCAGCTTTCCGGCGGGATGAGCCAGCGCGTGATGATCGCGATGGCGATTGCCTGTCGTCCGAAGCTGCTGATTGCCGACGAACCGACCACGGCGCTCGATGTCACCATCCAGGCGCAGATCATCGAACTGCTGCTGGAACTGCAACAGAAAGAGAACATGGCGCTGATCCTGATCACCCATGATCTGGCGCTGGTGGCAGAAGCGGCACATAAAATCATCGTGATGTACGCAGGGCAGGTTGTCGAAACCGGCGAAGCGCAGGACATCTTCCGCGCGCCGCGTCATCCATACACTCAGGCGCTGCTGCGCGCGTTGCCGGAATTTGCGCAGGACAAAGCGCGTCTGGCTTCGCTGCCGGGCGTGGTGCCGGGTAAGTACGATCGCCCGACAGGCTGTCTGCTCAACCCGCGCTGTCCGTATGCCACCGAAAAATGCCGTGCTGAAGAACCGGCGCTGAACGTTGTTGACGGTAGCCGTCAGTCAAAATGTCACTATCCGCTCGATGATGCCGGGAGGCCCACATTATGA